The following DNA comes from Salvia splendens isolate huo1 chromosome 17, SspV2, whole genome shotgun sequence.
GAAGAGCAAATTGAATGGTTGATAACAATAAGATAGTGGGTCTTTAGTGTATCAAAAGAATGTACCAAAGTTAATAAACATTACATGTATATTAAAATCCCAAACTAGATACGACATGCACAATTGTATGAATTTGTCGTCAAAATTAATAATTGAGGTTTGGACCTTTAAGATAATTATGATTATTGTTTATAGAGTTAATCTAAAAGGTAATGTTTTTCACCTTAATAATGGAGAAACTTAGTGACTAATTGCTACAGTCTCCAcctaataatattattgtttagACTGAAGCTGACTTAGTGACTAATTGCTATTCATTCTGTtcatttatttctttctgaTCATAATTCCATGTTTCTCATTGATCATTACAGAATgggttttaaatttattatttatgatacaaaatacaataaaaggctAATTCCAAAATCATAACTAATTAAGTTATCCAACCAGCAACCTTTCTACAACAACCACACCAATATATGCAAACCACAATCTTTTACAGTGAACCTCAGCCATGCTTActgaataataaaactatacaCATTTCACACAGCATGATCATATTTTCCTAGTCGGATTTTCTTGAGTTCGATCTAATTTACTACGTCTACAAAGAAGTCGAGCTGCCATGGAGCACAAAGATCGATCCAAACTATCCGACTCCAGAATCTACTTAAGTATGCAAAGAGTAGATATCCTTGACAATTTCTTCAATCAGATCACAAGTAATGTGGCACTCAAGATCTTTACCTAGACCGCTGACGTCATCATCCAGCAATCTTGGCCACGAGTCGGACTTCAAATCGCGAGCAAGCATACTTTCAAGAGCATAAGTTGATCTATCTGCAGCTGGAGGATGTACATGACCTTGAATGATTTCCCAGACAAAAGAAAGGAGTTCCCTTCCACGAGGAGCCTGGTAACGAGATGACTCAATAGCTTTTCCGAGTCTAGACATGTTGGGTGGTTGTTTGAGTACAGTTGGCAGTGCTTCATTCAACAAATCAAGTATCATCCTGTGATCTGTTCTTGCTCCCTCATCTTTGGTGCTGCTTTCATCAACCTTGATTTGTCTGTAAGACTCTTCCACTTCTTCAAATACCTGGTTGCTAATAGGTTGACTTAGTGGGTCCCATTTTGGCAGTGGTCGACTGCACGAACCATCATAATAGCCGGAAGCCACAAGCAAATCTCTAACATAAGCTTCAGTTGGATCCTTTATTTCTGGATCAACTTTATCGGAGTTCTCTTCAGTAATAGATTCCTCTAGACCTGGCTTTTCCAATTGATCCGGCTGTTTTACCAAATCTGTATGAATAATTATGGTAGAAGAAAGAATCATAAGGCAACTTGCGACACCATATTTGAGTGCAGAAAAATTAAAACGGAAATGTGAAATTTAAAGATAAAGGAATGAGATGTTGCATGATCTTTTGGATTCATGCTGTCAAACATACAcaatatttttggaaatatgGATTACATTAACATAGTTACTACGTTATCAAACCAAATATGTGTTATTTagatttgaaatgaaatgaatagaCCAACTGGACCAGTCATTAAATGATAAATCTAACAGAAGTCAGAAACCTGTtcaatgaaattaaaaagaCAAAAGGCAAAATAAGCTAACTATGCTAATTTACTCATGCATCCACACAGGttatatgagcctccgttttcAAAACATTTTGAATAAAGCAGTCAACCTTGCTCGTGCAGAAGTACAGAGCTCTCCTTATACAAATAAGATGTGCAACTTCACTTACCATTCAAGTTTGGGTTTATTGGGCTGAAAACATAAGGCACTTCACTGTCCTCTGGTTGGTCTGCACCAGATGATGCTGGACTCGAACAAACTGCTGGCCTCCAGTATTCATCGTCAACACTACTGCATACAGATGCAGGGCTTGGTGGCACTTCAGTAGAATTCTCCTAAAACAAATACAATTGATTGAAAACATTATTGATTAGAAATTCATCAGCATTCAAAATCATCTATAGtttcaaaagtaaaaaaagttgAGTCGAGCCAAATAAGATCCTCACATGAGTCTCATAGGAGCTCATCATAACTGTTGGTCCACTTGCAATATCTTTTAGGAGATCATCACAATTATAGTGTAATTCATCGACTGACTGAACTCTCCTTCTAAACAGCCTTCCTCTAAGTGTTAAGCTGTACCCAAAGCTTGAGACCTTTTCTCTTATCTTGGATTTATCATTCTTCTGTTTCTTGACATCCATTGAGACATTCTCAACTACTTCATGCTTCATTCTTATCTGGGCCCCCGTAAATATGTGACGATCTTCCAGGAGGAGCTTCCCTAATGATGTTCCTGATCCTGAAACTGGAGCAGACAGAGATCTAACAAGGTTCCTTGGAGATGGTTCCTTATAGTGCATTCTGCAATCATCAGGAGCCTCCCTGAAAGATCTATTTTGCTTTCCTAAATCATTCATAGAGCTTTCAGGGTAGCACACTTTATTTTCGACCAATATATCTCTAGATTGTCCAGCTTTGGTCTTCTCAGGATTTAGCACAGACGATCTCTGTCTTTTATGAGAAACAAACTGAACTTCTCGATGTGTTTCACCTTTCAGAACATTCCTCAACCTTTCAGTCAATAATTTCTTTGTTTCTCTGTTAACAAACTCTGGAGAATCTGTTCCATTTGACTGAATGTCACTTATATAGGACCTTGTAGATTCTGACCGAAGTAAATTCAACCCAATGTCCTGTGTAACACTATCTCTTACTTGTTGTGCAATACGGTGAGCTATTTGTCTTGGTTCTGAAGGCTTTTCCCGGTAAGGGGTCTCAATTCCTCCTCCCCGGGCTACTTTACTCTTTTTAGAACTTTTACCTTGCAGTTCAGACTTCAGCCTCTCCTTGACCTCCTCAAGGAAATCTTGAATACTACCCCTCTCTTCAAAAGAGCTAGGAGTACTGTTCCATGAATCTTCATTGACACCCATCCTGTCAGGGCCAGGCCTTAAAACCACAATCTTGGTCGGAGCAGAGACAATATCTGATTTCTTATCAGAAGTCAGCAAATTAGAGAGAGGAATGTCTCTTTTTGACATGTTAGAAAACAAAGATTCCTTCATCCCATCTAACAAATGGTCCCTTTTCTTTTCACAATTGCGAGAAGCAAGTGTTTCGCGCAAATGCACAGGGAGGTCCTTTGGTTTCTTCAAATTGTCAAAAGACTTCACTCTCTTGCAATCGTCATAACAGAACTTTGTCTCTTCACTGAGTTCATCTTGCATCATTGTCTGGCTTCGACTGTTTTTGAACTCTACAACCTTTGAACATTCCATAATTCGTGCTGCTTGCCATGCCTCGAATTCTTTTTTGAACTTCTGAAGTTCCTTTTCTTGAGGATGTTCTCGGCGTTTAGGCTTCCTCGACATCATGTGGCTACTGCAGTGATCAGAAAAGCTATCAAAATTTCGGTCAAAGTAATCCAGGCCATGCTGTGGTGGGGAATCCCAGATAAAGGAATCACGGCCATCTGAGCTCTTTCTAGACTGTTCCTTATCTGTGAACTTCCTTGCAGGCACATCACTCATTCTTCCAATCATTTCTGGCTCTTGTCCCAGATCAACGGGTAACATATCAACCCCCATGAGGCGAGCCACTAAGCTTGGAGCATTTGGTCTGGCATTTGATTTTTTAGAAATCTCTTCACTAATCAATTTCTTCATTGGAGCCTCAGTGGAACATGTCTTCTTAGGTGACTCCTTGAATGAATTATAAGAATACTGAAAAATGTAGCAAAACAACAGTATGTTGTTATACACGAAAAAAAGGAACTATATAGATGGTGCCAAGCTTTATCAATTGGATTTGGTTACAGTATGATGTGATAAGGGCAATAGTGTAAAAGTAAGAGAACAACCAAAAGACTCTACCAAAACACATATATCGAAAACAACAACTGCTGATAAGTTAACGagattaaaataagaaaatcacCAGTTTCCTATCTCTTCTTGCATATAAGCCATAGAATGTCTCCTCTGGCAGCTCCATACTGTTTCTAGGTGTCTCCAGACCTGAAAACAAAGAAGAAGGTTTGTTTCTAGTTAATTAGAAGGCAAGAAGCTAACCAAAAAAAGTTTGTTTGATTGTTCATTCCAGCAAAATACAGGTATGCTAAACTTTTTAGTTGGGTGATTAAATTTGTCCCCTGAAGAATAGCTTCATACTATGaaaaattccaaaataataaaCTCATTATTTCCACAAAAAATTTTCTAGTTGGAAGTCATAGCTGGATAAGATTTATGAACATTTGCGGGAAAATTAGCACCTCCCTAGTAAGTCtaattattttgaattatttagtAGACCTACCACCATATCTTGTAACAACATGCTGGGCCACTGAGTCTTCTTTAACATACGGCAGCTGGAAAAATCTTCCCATCCCACAAAGAATTACCCCGCCGTGTGGTCGAGAACTGCTCAAAGGCTCATCTTCATATTATtccattaaattaaattgagtCCTCTTTACAATTTATAGGAGTTACAGATAGCAACCCAGTCTGATCCTGCAGTATCAGGATATGAGAACAGTATACAAAGAAATACATCAAAACGTAGAGCGGGCTCAAGATAACATTAGTGTTTCCACATTTCAACACAATACGACAACGCATCATTTCCTCTGCATAGGATACCAGAAATTCTGGCCTAACAGCAACACGGAAGAAACCAGATTAATAATGAATCAAGCATATTTGTATGTAGTCATGCATTAGTAGAATTATCCGAaccaaaaaagcaaaaaaatcaTTATTCCTCGTGTAAATTCCAGGAACCAAATTATAATGTTCTTCAGCATATGGCGATCATGCATTCAGTACAGTTGAGTAATTAAAACCAAATCCTTCATGAAGCAAAATAATTTCGGTAAAAAAACGTTTAACTATTTGCAGGATTAAATTGATCCACAATACTGGTAAACACTTGCATCGTCGCATAATTATCACCGAGGCAGAATTTTTAAAATCAGCCAGCAATCCAGTAACAGATAGAACAGTACAAAATCAAGTAACAACCATGACTGAAGCTGAAGCCTCTCAAAATAAACGCATTCAAAATCTATCGCAAATTCGAGCAAATGCGAAAACCTCCGATCCGAAATAAAGCAATCAAACACGATACAAACAGGTTTGAAAACTCACATTATTCAATCACAAAATTGAAGGTGTGATTGCGCATTAAACTATCGCTTGGAAGCTCCACCACCGTCACAAGCAGGGGAAAAAAGGTGAGAAACCAGAATCAGCAGCAGGTGTGAATCGGATGCGAATGGAATTGGAGGATGGTGATGAAAGAGGAGGACGGAGCATGAGATGGAATGAAGTACAGATAGTAATAATGAAGGAAGAAAAGTAGTGCTTTTGGCATGACAATCCATTGCTGGAAATCACACCACCAGCAACCCAAaagtctctttctctctctacacactcgctttctctctctctctcttgaaaTTCTATTTTGACTGGGTGGTTAGAATCTGGGTGGGCCCACCAGACTTCATGATTCTGGGAATAATGAAACCCAAAACTAATCAACATAGTAACAATCGCCATTCGATATATCAAATGGATGAGTGAAATAATTATAGGGATGCTCcaagccaaaaaaaaaaaagatatggtACAGTAACTTATAGAGATCCTCAAAGGGTTGCAATAATATtaacttaatttaatttttaaaattgtaacATCCACAATTCATTACTAAAATTTATAGattttcatttcattatttATGGTGTCATGCTATTTTTTTCCATGTTCCTTACTTAAAAAGCAACATCATAATCCACcgttctttttttaattattcatgagtctatttttttttctaatataatttatttattcattaaaatCCTACTTCCCAAGAAAGATGACCATGACATCTTTCTTAAgcagcacgagattttatacaactttattttatgtatcgagtggagagaataaattagaaataaggagttttcatttttagtaatgagttatCTTGGATGGGAtaagctaaaaagaaaagtgaatcATACTCAATGGGACGGCGGGAGTACTAGTTGGAAATcggaaaaaatataattaaaatcctataaTTACATTTTGTTATAagcaataaaaatatatttttaaaaggtTCAACTCATTTTCAAGTTCCTTAACAAATGTATAGTGGGAATAAAACGCCTCTATTTGTTAAGATGGATAACCGAGAGGGAAGAAGCGATAGACATGGTTGTGATTAGTTTTCTGTGTTGTATTGATCGAATGGAGCAACTCTCTTAATATAGAGAGTTGCCCTAAATTACATATGGAAGAAGATCCCCTAATTATGATTGTATCAATcatatcaattacatattaatCTCATGATTCATTCCCTAATTACAATTATTTTCTTTCCatattctaacactccccctcaagctaagTAACGGCATCTCCGATGCTTAGCTTGTCTAGTACTTCTTCAAACATCCTTGCATTGACTGCTTTCGTTAGAATGTCTGCCAGTTGGTCTTCCGAGCGAACGAAGGGTAGCTCAATGATTCCTTTTTCTatcttctccttgatgaagtggcGGTCGATCTCCACATGTTTTGTTCGATCATGTTGGACTGGATTTTCGGCTATGCTGATTGCTGCTTTGTTGTCACAGAATAGTTTGCTTTTCTGAGTGGGTGGAAAGCCAACCTCGGTCAACAGTCGCCGTATCCATAGGATTTCAGTGATTCCGCTCTTTACCCCTCGGAATTCTGCTTCAGCGCTAGAAAGTGCCACTACTTTCTGTTTTTTGCTCCTCCAAGTGACGAGGTTATCGCCTATGAATGTGAAGTATCCTGCAGTTGACTTTCGGTCGATCGGATTACTCGCCCAGTCAGCATCAGTGTATCCTGAGACTTCTAAGTGTCCTCCATTCTTCAGTAAAACTCCATACCCTACTGTACCCTTCAGGTATCTCACCACCCTCATTGCTGCATTCATGTGCTCCTCTTGTGGGTTGTGCATAAACTGGCTTATCACCCCAACAGCATAGGCTATATCTGGTCGGGTATGGGCTAGGTAGATTAGCTTCCCGACTAGGCGTTGATAACGCTCTCTGTCTGTGGTCCGtgctccttcttctatcttCAGTCCATGATTCTGTACCATAGGCGTCTCGGCAGGCTTGCAGTCAAGTAAGCCGGTTTCTGTTAGAAGATCGAGCACATATTTCTTTTGTCGTAGGAATATGCCCTTTTTAGATCTTAGTACTTCAATTCCGAGGAAATATTTCAGCGCtcccagatccttcatctcaaattctttgaacaAGTTTGCTCTTAGCTCCTCGATCTCTTCTGTATCATtccctgtaataatcatgtcatccacatatataAGGAGACACGTTATTTTGTTACCTACTCTCTTAAGGAATAGAGTATGGTCTGAGTTACTCTGCTGGTAGCCATACTTCTCCATTGCTTGACAGAACCTTCCAAACCATACCCTTGGGGACTGCTTTAAGCCATATAGGGTTTTCTTCAGCCGACAGACTTGTCCCGGTGCAAACTCATCTGAGTATCCCGGAGGAActtccatgtatacttcttcttccttctttaaTTCTCCATGGAGGAAAGCATTGGTGACATCAAATTGGTGAAGTGGCCAATTTTTATTTGCGGCAACAGTCAGTAGGACTCTCACAGTACTCATTTTCGCCACAGGTGAGAAAGTTTCAGCATAGTCTACCCCATAGGTCTGGGTGTATCCTTTTGCGACCAATCTAGCTTTGTACCTCTCGATGGATCCATCGGCTCGCCTTTTGATCGTAAAGATCCACCTGCATCCAACGGGTCTCTTCCCTTCCGGCAATGCACACTTCTCCCAAGTATTGTTCTTTAGCAAGGCATCCATTTCTCGTTTCATGGCATCCCTCCAATGTTTATGCTTCGTTGCTTCTTCCACAGAGTGCGAAATATCCTCTTCATACAATGCTGCTTCAAAAACCTTCGCCATTTCAGTCATATGAGCTTTTACGGAATTCACAATGGAGTATTGTGTCTTTCGTCCCTTCCAATCCGGGGAGTATTTCTTTGGTGGTATTCCCCTGGTGCTTCTTGGCGGTAGAACCCGTGGTTGCTCACCTGTGCTTGCTTCTGGTTCTTTGCTGTGATCATGGTTAGTTTCAAGCCGAAGAGTTTCACTAGGGTTAGAAACTTCTCTTACCTCAGGAATATCGGCCGGGGATTGTATTGCAACGATGTCACTGAAGTTGATGGACTCATCTTGAGTATCAGAGACATGCTCGGTGGTAATGCTAACCTCCTCTGTTGGGTCCTCTTCCCGATCAGGACTTGGCTTATGACCAGGATTCGGATTCGGGATCAGATTCGGATTTGGGCTCGGGTTTATAATAGGATTAGGAAGCAAACTTAGTGGGTCAATCTCAGTTTCTGGTTCtttctccccctgaccgctaagttGGTGGTAAAAGTGTTCATTTTCTACGAAGTCACAATTCATCGTGACAAACATCCGTTTGGATTTTGGGTCATAGCACCGGTACCCCTTTTGATGCATTCCATATCCCACAAACACTCCTTTTATCGCACATGGTGAAAGCTTGGTTCGTTCAATTTTGGGAATGTGGATAAAGACAGAGCATCCAAAAATTTTTGGGTCAAGTGTGAGAGGTAATGGGAGTTCTGTATGGGATGATAGGACTTGAATGGGTGTTTTCCTGTCAAGGCCTTTTGTTGGGAGACGGTTTAGAGTGTAGGCTGAGGTAGCTAGGGCTTCGGGCCAAAAAGATTTTGGGACCTTGGAATCAATTAGGAGAGCTCTAGTCATTTCGAGTAGTTTCCTATTTTTTCTTTCGGCTACCCCGTTTTGTTCAGGTGTGTGAGGACAGGTGGTTTGGTGTATAAGACCATTTTTAGCAAAGAACTGTTGCATCTGGCTATTGACATATTCTCCCCCGTTATCGGACCTAAGTATTTGGATGTTTTTCTTATATTGAGTTTGGACAAAGGTGTAAAACAGGACGAATTTTTCAAAGACTTCTGATTTGGACTTTAAAAAATAGACCCATGTCATACGTGAGCAATCATCAATAAAGAGCAAGAAATACTTAAA
Coding sequences within:
- the LOC121773847 gene encoding uncharacterized protein LOC121773847, which gives rise to MGRFFQLPYVKEDSVAQHVVTRYGGLETPRNSMELPEETFYGLYARRDRKLYSYNSFKESPKKTCSTEAPMKKLISEEISKKSNARPNAPSLVARLMGVDMLPVDLGQEPEMIGRMSDVPARKFTDKEQSRKSSDGRDSFIWDSPPQHGLDYFDRNFDSFSDHCSSHMMSRKPKRREHPQEKELQKFKKEFEAWQAARIMECSKVVEFKNSRSQTMMQDELSEETKFCYDDCKRVKSFDNLKKPKDLPVHLRETLASRNCEKKRDHLLDGMKESLFSNMSKRDIPLSNLLTSDKKSDIVSAPTKIVVLRPGPDRMGVNEDSWNSTPSSFEERGSIQDFLEEVKERLKSELQGKSSKKSKVARGGGIETPYREKPSEPRQIAHRIAQQVRDSVTQDIGLNLLRSESTRSYISDIQSNGTDSPEFVNRETKKLLTERLRNVLKGETHREVQFVSHKRQRSSVLNPEKTKAGQSRDILVENKVCYPESSMNDLGKQNRSFREAPDDCRMHYKEPSPRNLVRSLSAPVSGSGTSLGKLLLEDRHIFTGAQIRMKHEVVENVSMDVKKQKNDKSKIREKVSSFGYSLTLRGRLFRRRVQSVDELHYNCDDLLKDIASGPTVMMSSYETHENSTEVPPSPASVCSSVDDEYWRPAVCSSPASSGADQPEDSEVPYVFSPINPNLNDLVKQPDQLEKPGLEESITEENSDKVDPEIKDPTEAYVRDLLVASGYYDGSCSRPLPKWDPLSQPISNQVFEEVEESYRQIKVDESSTKDEGARTDHRMILDLLNEALPTVLKQPPNMSRLGKAIESSRYQAPRGRELLSFVWEIIQGHVHPPAADRSTYALESMLARDLKSDSWPRLLDDDVSGLGKDLECHITCDLIEEIVKDIYSLHT